The Indicator indicator isolate 239-I01 chromosome 18, UM_Iind_1.1, whole genome shotgun sequence region TTTAACTGTCAAGAAACCACTACAAATGGAACAACTTCCGTACAAAAAGCAGTCAACCGAGTGCAACTTCTGACTGGGCAAGTCCTTCATGGTAGTTCTCTAACTAGACTATGAATTTTGTGTGGAGCCTCCAGATTTCTTGCCTACCTTACTTCCCATGTTCACGTTTCAAACTGTGTCAGCAGGGCCCGAACTTCGGGAGTCAGCTGCTTAGCAGCCTTAGCTGCCTCTGTGACGGCCTTGCGGTAAAGACCCTTTCTCTTCTTATTAAAGCGCAACTGGAAGCTTTCTAAAAAGGGGGAGAGTTGTGCAAGAGCAAGAAAAGATGTTGTTGTGGAGCCAAACCACGAGATACGAGCCTCCTGTCGAACTAAAAGGCCATTATCTTTCCGGCTCACAGTTATGGTAAGGATACGGGCTGGCCACCAAGGGAAGCCATAAATCTTGGCCCAAACAATGTCCCCTACACATACGGTCCTGCCATCTGGTGTGACACATTTAGAGACGtttttggaaaagacttccgTTTTCAAGGAATTACTgagctttttctcttcctttgaagaggaggaggaggaggaggaggaggaaggtgcaTGCATGCTGCCTGGAGGAAAATCAAAGCTTTCAGTAGAGCTACACTCAGAGTTGGTAGATTTCAAATCATCTGTGCTATCACTACTACAAACTGATGCACTGGAAGAGTCAGATTTCTTTTGATTAAGGGTCATGTAAACCGTTATATTGCTTTTGCTGCCTCTCTTGCCCAATGTCTGGTGTTCATCCTGATCAACAGTTACATGCATTTCACTTGTGTCCTGAACCTCACTGCTGGCCTCTTCAGGGCCTTCTGAGGGGCTCTGATTTTCTGAAGGGGCCTCACCTGCTGAGCGGGTGGAGGAGCAGCGAGACTGGGGCTTAGTTGCCATCTTGCCACTCCGTATTTTCTCAAGTCCTGTCTTGAGAGAAGAGTCATTTTCTTCATTCCGATACCTTTGTGGCTTTAAACGCAATCGAGGTGGGAGGGAACCTGAGCTGGTATTCTGAAGACGCCGTGTGAAGTGGACCTTTGAATGTGCATTTTTGGAAGAGGAGGTTGCACTCTGCTTCTTTTGTGCCTTTTCTTTGGCCATTTTCAAGACTTCCCGAGCTTTTGCATGATCCATGTTTTTGCTCTGGAGAACTTTTTTTGTACTTAACTGCGCTTTTGAAGTATTTGCTTGTGCAGAAACTTTAACtactctgcttctgctgtgggCAATATTTGAAACCTTGACCACAGCATTCCTTTTCTGGCTTTCATTTTGGCTTTTTCCATCCACTTTATGGTCAGTCTTAAGTTTTTTATTCACAGTAGTCACACTCTCATTTCTTCGTTTTTTATTATCCTCATACTTTGAAGAGTCACTTGCATTGCcacctttttttatttcctttttttctgcaacAACACTGTTTTTGCACTTGTCACATAAGACCTGCCGGGGTCGTAGTTTGATAGCATTCATAATAGAAGTGGGTTCCTCCCTGTACATTTTACGCTTGGGTCGCTTAATTTTCCGGGGTGGAGGCTGAGGTATTGACTGGTTATACGTGTCCCTGATAAACAAAGGAGGAGGGTATGGCGCTCCCTCGTGAAAGAGAGGAGGTGGTTTAGAAGTCCATAGGCTTTTAGCTATGCTAGGTTCTGATGGCTGCGTGAGAGAAGAGTCATCAGGGACTGCAGCATTAGATTCACACTTCACCTGTGCCTCGTCTTGGAATGGTTTGCTTTGGAGCTGCATGGCTTCAGGTTTGTCCTTGTATTCCCTTTTAGGAAATATGGTCACAGGAATTCCATGGGGTCCAAACCTTGGGTGggagagaagacaaaaaaagaaaggaaaaagttaaAGGTTTTGAGGTTGTTGCATTTATTAAAAAGCATTCAAAAACCTGTCCACATTCTGTAGCCACCATTTGAAAGATATCAGTTCCTGGAAAACTAACTTTGTATCTAGCCTTATAGTAACCTTTGAAAAAGCAAGgcaccaaaccaaatcaatagGGAACATCAAATACACAAACTTTAATCACCTTGAGACAGCAGAAAAAGATTTTTGTACTTTTagaaaatgtttataaacatacAAACTACATGCTATTCCCTACAACTCCAAATCTACCCAAGATTATTTCCATACTAAGTCAATATATGTGAAGGCAGCACCTTTTGCAAAATTATTCCATTTTTAGCACAGCACAAAAGGCTGAATGTTTTGGATTTAATCAGTATAAATACTTGCATTGAACAGAGTACCATTATTCTTCATCCACGAAAGATTAGCACTTGATCATCTGATGAATTGAAGCCTAAAACATGCTAGCTTATTAGTTTGAGTTTCTTCCAGCAAAACTGCATTATTCCACCACAGTACAAATCATTTCTCCCTGTTCTGCAAACATTTTAAACCTTAGTCTGCTTCTCTCCAGACAGTTCTAGATCTCTGCTGCACTATTTGACCCCTCACCAACCTCAACAGCtctaagagaagaaaatgaagattcCCAGTGTGACTTGAGCATTAGCTCATCTTTTACCCCTAGTAACAGCAGTAGCAGGTTGCCTAACAGGTAACCAATACTTTCTGCAAAGGGCTGTACTACAGGAAACATTTCAACAGCAAGGTATTATgcctgccttttcctcagggaaaAATCAAATGATAAATACTTTAATCTTGCAACAATATATCTTTCaatccccacagcagcagcaggagggattaTAATAAAAACTTGCCTAACCTTCCTTCTGATCCACTCCACAATCTACCAGCTGAGCTACCAACCTTACACAGAGCTGTCACTAGGCTCTTCACTGCTCTGCCTGATTTCAGTTCCCATACACACACTAGAGTCTGGCTTATATTAGTTGGTATTTGAATAGTTCGACTTGAATGCAGTAAAATGTGATAGACAAGGCTGCAATGCCAAATCACCCATTTTGAATCACTAAACAAACACCATTATGTTTATCCCACCCGACAGAATGAAATATTTACTCAGGATTTGGCCTCAGGTTAACACCACCTTGcgctgcactgcagctgctcaaCTGCAACATCCTCTTAACTGATTGAACTGAAGTTTATTTACAGTCTATGGCAGTCTCTCAACTGAAGATAATGCTGAGTACCCATCTATTTTCCATTCACACTCCTGCAAGAAACAGTTTATGCAAGTGGCTACATGTTGGCTTTATTTCTTCAAAGCTAGTTTTGAAAAAACATTGTATGTGTTAGAAGGGTCTTTACACTGTCACCAACAAAAGCCATCACTTGTTTGTCCTTTTGCTTATCTGTTAAGCCTCTTTTTACACTtagaagctgcagctgaaggaaacAACCTATCCAAGATTAAATTATCCATCCAATTTGCACTTCATTACGAAAGGAGAACAGAAACAGCAGACAACCTAAGCAAGGGGCAACCAAACAATTTTGTCATCAAAAAAAGGGAATTGAACTAGTGACAATTTACATTTTAGCATCAACTAACACCCAGACACTGTTACATTGATAGCTTTGAACTCTGGAGACAGAGGCAGGAGCCCAGATGGGCAGCTGCTAGAGCAGTTCTGTCCTCTCTCATAGGCTGATGAGTGCTGTTTACCACAACAGTTAATTTCTGGGGTTTGAACCTAATCAAATTCCACACCCCTCCAGAAAAGAGCAGCATAACTAAATGCAGTCTACTGCATTGGTGAAGGCTACAGAGAACTATAAACATTTACCAGCTGATACAGGCATTTCTCCAGCCTACAGTCTTGCATTAAACCACAAGAGACTCACATATAACTAAATGTTAAGTTCCCTAAAGTCTCAGAAGTCCAAGTTTAAGAAGTTATTTTTTCATAAACGCTCTTTCCACTGAGGATTATAAGTGAGTTGTTCAGTTTCAAGTAGGGCTTTAAAAGAAACTATCAGCTGCAAATAATGAAATTAGCAATATTCTCAGTGTTACTTCCATGAAGAACTTCAGCTTCATTAGGAGCAGTAAGATCCAGATCCCATCTTTCACCACCTGATAAAGGCTACAGTATTTGGGAAAACTCCATTTGCTGTAAGACAGTTGACAACACTACATGGTAAGATTTCTGGTGTGCAAATTTCAGTGCCTGATAAACACCACAAAAGCAGAACTAGACTGGAGATTGACATCAAAAGGGCAAAACCCATGGAGAACATCATTTACAACTCTTCTCACTCTTTGGAACTGCATTTCCTAGCCCCTCATATGACCTTTCCATTGTCCAATGCACAAGCCTTTCTTCTAGAAGACATTTATGATGACTCTGTATCAGGAAATTAAGTGTTATTAGCAGTGACTAGGGAAGAAGCAGATGAAGAGGACTGCAAGGAGGTTCTTTAGAAGGATCCTATTAAAGTACTTCATCTCTCTTTTCCCAGATTTTGTTCTACTGCCTCACAAGCAAAATGAGCATGATGAGGACTTCAAATTCATTTAAAAAGCTAAATGGAAAGCTCAGCATGTGACTGATAGCATGAAGGCATCAAAAAAATCTATACTGAAGACTCTCCTTTAAGCATCCACATAATACACAGGCCAAACAGCTGAAGACCAGAAGAGCCAAAGAGGAATTTTTAACTAATATGCAAACTTGCTTTAGTATAACACGAAAGCAATCCAGACTGAATGTCTGAAGACAGAGTCTGCctcacaaaattaattttcacaaCGTAACTAGAAACTCCCACTGCTGTCTACCTAAAAATAATGAACTGTAGAATTAAAGAACACTCACAGATACCAACTAGTGCCAGTTATGCAAGAGCAAATGAAGACACCATTCCTGTAAATGATGTGTCAATACACAGACATGACTAGTCAGGACATAGTCTAACTGAAGATAAATTACAAGATAAGTTTAGTTAAATCCAGAGACTGAACATTACTTCCAACAGTTCAGTGTATGACACCTCCTCTTTGGTCTCATCCAATAGCAGGTTGCATCCATAAATAGTGAAGTTTTAGATGATCTTTGTCTCCTCCTGGGTGAATGAGGTTCTCTGGCTACACAACTCAGAAGAATTATGAAAATGAACATGAGAgaacaacagcagaaaaacttaagaaataaaacagtaaaTGATACAGGAGAGAATGAAGACAAAGGACAAGGTAAGAGAGCACAGGCAAAACAAAGAATGACCTCTTTTTCTTAAGAAGCAGAATGAAGATGTGATCTTATCAAACCTATTCAAGACAAGGCATGACACATCTAATTAGTTCAATAGTGAACACAAGTATTTACTGTAAATACTAGAATTTTAAGCCACACTTTCCTAAAACTCGTTGGTAGACCTGGAGTATGAGTGCTTCCCTCACAGTCACAAAAGTAATTTGCTACACAAACTACAAGTCTGAAATAGCCAAGGGTACCATGTCTATGCAGCTTAGACATAGAAGTTGTGGAAGCTAGTACGTGGTTCATCTGCTACAGATGGGCTGGGAGGCTACCATATAAAACCCCAATGTAACTCACTCATGACATTTATTGATGTCATCAGCAGTGACTAGGCAGTAGAAGATCACCTcttaaaacaaattatttcataGTTGTTACATCAGTGAGCAGAACTTGATACTTCAGTTCTTACATGCTGCATAGTTAAATAGAATTTAAAAAGGCAATTCCTTATAGTAACaacagttggggtttttttaaatat contains the following coding sequences:
- the PWWP2A gene encoding PWWP domain-containing protein 2A isoform X1, which translates into the protein MAAMAAEAAATAAVPGDGGAGEADPEMEPIPGSEAGADPLPAVTEAVESVVPDGEEADGGKVAPGEAEEPPLVQLARSPAGTQEPEAERTEKMPPSTPEVDSPEAEHRRAPSPESEEEPQPCPPPAGHPELPEEEPQPCPPATGGSAEPEPGEEPSRPEEEEPDTGDAAAVEPKSPVPVPPVGGEAEAALLPGSEVRVTLDHIIEDALVVSFRLGEKLFSGVLMDLSKRFGPHGIPVTIFPKREYKDKPEAMQLQSKPFQDEAQVKCESNAAVPDDSSLTQPSEPSIAKSLWTSKPPPLFHEGAPYPPPLFIRDTYNQSIPQPPPRKIKRPKRKMYREEPTSIMNAIKLRPRQVLCDKCKNSVVAEKKEIKKGGNASDSSKYEDNKKRRNESVTTVNKKLKTDHKVDGKSQNESQKRNAVVKVSNIAHSRSRVVKVSAQANTSKAQLSTKKVLQSKNMDHAKAREVLKMAKEKAQKKQSATSSSKNAHSKVHFTRRLQNTSSGSLPPRLRLKPQRYRNEENDSSLKTGLEKIRSGKMATKPQSRCSSTRSAGEAPSENQSPSEGPEEASSEVQDTSEMHVTVDQDEHQTLGKRGSKSNITVYMTLNQKKSDSSSASVCSSDSTDDLKSTNSECSSTESFDFPPGSMHAPSSSSSSSSSSKEEKKLSNSLKTEVFSKNVSKCVTPDGRTVCVGDIVWAKIYGFPWWPARILTITVSRKDNGLLVRQEARISWFGSTTTSFLALAQLSPFLESFQLRFNKKRKGLYRKAVTEAAKAAKQLTPEVRALLTQFET
- the PWWP2A gene encoding PWWP domain-containing protein 2A isoform X3, which produces MAAMAAEAAATAAVPGDGGAGEADPEMEPIPGSEAGADPLPAVTEAVESVVPDGEEADGGKVAPGEAEEPPLPQPCPPPAGHPELPEEEPQPCPPATGGSAEPEPGEEPSRPEEEEPDTGDAAAVEPKSPVPVPPVGGEAEAALLPGSEVRVTLDHIIEDALVVSFRLGEKLFSGVLMDLSKRFGPHGIPVTIFPKREYKDKPEAMQLQSKPFQDEAQVKCESNAAVPDDSSLTQPSEPSIAKSLWTSKPPPLFHEGAPYPPPLFIRDTYNQSIPQPPPRKIKRPKRKMYREEPTSIMNAIKLRPRQVLCDKCKNSVVAEKKEIKKGGNASDSSKYEDNKKRRNESVTTVNKKLKTDHKVDGKSQNESQKRNAVVKVSNIAHSRSRVVKVSAQANTSKAQLSTKKVLQSKNMDHAKAREVLKMAKEKAQKKQSATSSSKNAHSKVHFTRRLQNTSSGSLPPRLRLKPQRYRNEENDSSLKTGLEKIRSGKMATKPQSRCSSTRSAGLNKWQHFTSL
- the PWWP2A gene encoding PWWP domain-containing protein 2A isoform X2, yielding MAAMAAEAAATAAVPGDGGAGEADPEMEPIPGSEAGADPLPAVTEAVESVVPDGEEADGGKVAPGEAEEPPLPQPCPPPAGHPELPEEEPQPCPPATGGSAEPEPGEEPSRPEEEEPDTGDAAAVEPKSPVPVPPVGGEAEAALLPGSEVRVTLDHIIEDALVVSFRLGEKLFSGVLMDLSKRFGPHGIPVTIFPKREYKDKPEAMQLQSKPFQDEAQVKCESNAAVPDDSSLTQPSEPSIAKSLWTSKPPPLFHEGAPYPPPLFIRDTYNQSIPQPPPRKIKRPKRKMYREEPTSIMNAIKLRPRQVLCDKCKNSVVAEKKEIKKGGNASDSSKYEDNKKRRNESVTTVNKKLKTDHKVDGKSQNESQKRNAVVKVSNIAHSRSRVVKVSAQANTSKAQLSTKKVLQSKNMDHAKAREVLKMAKEKAQKKQSATSSSKNAHSKVHFTRRLQNTSSGSLPPRLRLKPQRYRNEENDSSLKTGLEKIRSGKMATKPQSRCSSTRSAGEAPSENQSPSEGPEEASSEVQDTSEMHVTVDQDEHQTLGKRGSKSNITVYMTLNQKKSDSSSASVCSSDSTDDLKSTNSECSSTESFDFPPGSMHAPSSSSSSSSSSKEEKKLSNSLKTEVFSKNVSKCVTPDGRTVCVGDIVWAKIYGFPWWPARILTITVSRKDNGLLVRQEARISWFGSTTTSFLALAQLSPFLESFQLRFNKKRKGLYRKAVTEAAKAAKQLTPEVRALLTQFET